In Euphorbia lathyris chromosome 9, ddEupLath1.1, whole genome shotgun sequence, the following are encoded in one genomic region:
- the LOC136205857 gene encoding premnaspirodiene oxygenase-like has product MATSLTFSPSNNKLVIHSPSTKLAAPTCLPSLHFQIHNRKMKISCQKSESAGILTKKLPPGPMKLPVIGNLLNMLGAEPHHVLAQLAREYGPLMHLQLGEISAVVVSNPKMAQEILKTHDLIFAQRPELLASKVLTYGGKDIAFSPLGEYWKQMKRLSLTELLGPKRVETFRQLREDEVEKFIESIRLSAGKPINFTQRIFQLTNDITCKAAFGDECEDQEAVITVTREATAIAGGFGIPDLFPSLEFLHVISGFKGRLERIHNELSRVFGKIIDDHKKKLMSQSNNESEKEDLVDILLKLQGSGRLQCPVTTDNLKAVILDLFIAGTDTSSTTVEWAMSEMMRNPRVLKKAQEEVRKAFKGKKVIREEDVQKLTYLPLILKETLRLHPPAPLLLPRESIKTCQVAGYEIPVKTKVIVNAWAIGRDSETWKEADRFKPERFMDNTIDFKGMDFEFIPFGAGRRICPGIAFGLANMELPLARLLYHFDWKLLEGITSENLDMTEYFGATVGMKNNLYLIPTPYQSAQAHHDRSSQSREEIKLVN; this is encoded by the exons ATGGCTACTTCGCTTACTTTCTCCCCTTCAAATAACAAACTAGTTATTCACTCCCCATCCACTAAATTGGCAGCTCCGACATGTCTTCCATCACTCCATTTCCAGATCCACAACCGGAAAATGAAGATTTCCTGTCAAAAATCTGAATCCGCTGGAATTCTAACTAAAAAGCTCCCGCCAGGCCCGATGAAGCTTCCGGTCATCGGAAACCTGCTCAACATGCTAGGAGCAGAACCACATCACGTTCTCGCACAACTTGCCAGAGAATACGGACCTCTTATGCACCTCCAACTCGGAGAAATATCAGCAGTTGTTGTTTCTAATCCTAAAATGGCTCAAGAAATTTTGAAAACACACGATCTTATCTTCGCTCAAAGGCCTGAACTACTTGCTTCAAAAGTACTTACTTATGGCGGCAAAGATATTGCTTTCTCTCCTCTCGGAGAATACTGGAAACAGATGAAGAGACTCAGCTTGACTGAACTTTTAGGGCCTAAAAGAGTTGAAACTTTTCGACAACTTCGCGAAGATGAGGTCGAGAAATTCATTGAATCCATCCGATTATCCGCCGGAAAACCAATCAATTTTACACAGAGAATTTTCCAGCTAACAAATGATATAACATGTAAGGCTGCTTTTGGCGACGAATGTGAGGATCAGGAAGCTGTAATTACAGTGACGAGAGAAGCAACAGCAATTGCAGGAGGTTTTGGAATTCCTGATTTGTTTCCATCTTTGGAATTCCTTCATGTAATCAGTGGATTTAAGGGTAGATTGGAGCGTATTCACAACGAACTCAGTCGAGTTTTCGGGAAGATAATTGATGATCATAAGAAAAAATTGATGAGCCAAAGTAATAATGAATCTGAGAAAGAAGATCTGGTCGATATTCTGCTAAAGCTCCAAGGCAGTGGAAGGCTTCAATGTCCTGTCACAACTGATAATCTCAAAGCCGTCATTCTG GATTTGTTCATAGCTGGAACAGACACATCATCGACAACAGTAGAATGGGCAATGTCAGAAATGATGAGAAATCCAAGAGTTTTAAAGAAAGCACAAGAAGAGGTCAGAAAAGCTTTCAAAGGCAAGAAAGTGATTCGAGAAGAAGATGTTCAGAAACTAACTTACTTACCATTAATACTCAAAGAAACACTAAGATTACACCCACCTGCACCATTGTTGTTGCCGAGAGAGAGCATCAAAACTTGTCAAGTCGCTGGCTACGAAATTCCAGTTAAAACCAAAGTGATTGTAAATGCTTGGGCAATAGGAAGAGATTCAGAAACATGGAAAGAAGCAGATAGGTTTAAACCAGAGAGATTTATGGATAACACAATTGATTTTAAAGGTATGGATTTTGAGTTCATACCATTTGGAGCCGGAAGAAGAATATGTCCTGGAATAGCTTTTGGTTTAGCAAATATGGAACTCCCTCTTGCTAGATTACTTTACCATTTTGATTGGAAGTTACTAGAAGGAATCACATCGGAAAATTTGGATATGACTGAATATTTTGGAGCTACTGTTGGAATGAAAAACAATTTGTATCTCATTCCTACTCCTTATCAGTCTGCTCAGGCTCATCATGATCGGTCTTCTCAATCCAGAGAAGAAATCAAACTTGTTAATTGA